GAGAATCTAAGTACAGAGATAGAACTTCCATGTATTATACATTGGAATCAAGATCACTTTGTTGTTCTTTGCGAAATAAAAAATAATAGAAGGGAGCAATATGAGATTTGTATAGCAGATCCCAGCAAGGGTTTTTTAGTTTATTCAAAAGATGAATTCTGTGAACATTGGATAAGTACTCAAATCAAAGGTGAAGAGAAAGGTGTCGCATTGCTCCTTAAACCAACGGAACAATTTTACACTCTAAACAAAACGGGGAATGCTCTCTCTCATAATCGTACCAAATTTCTTTGGAACTATCTCAAGCAATACAAGCGTTTTTTTTTGCAATTAGCACTCGGTTTATTGCTGGGTTCCCTCCTGCAACTCGTCTTTCCTTTTCTTACCCAAGCCATTGTAGATACAGGTATTGGAGGCAAGAACATTGGTTTCGTATGGTTGGTGCTTTTAGCGGAAATGATGCTCCTGTTCAGCCGTACTGCCATTGATTTTATCCGCTCTAAAATACTTCTACACATTTCCACACGTATAAACATCTCGCTTATCTCAGACTTTTTCATCAAGTTGATGAAGCTCCCGATGAAATTCTTTGACACCAAACTTCTTGGCGACCTCTTGCAACGCATCGAAGACCATCGCCGTGTGGAGCAATTTCTCACATCAAGTAGTCTAAGTCTGCTATTCTCCTTCTTCACATTCTTAGTGTTCGGCATCGTCCTTGCAGTTTATAATCTCGGCATCTTTCTTGTCTTTCTTTTGGGGACATTGCTTTATGCCGGATGGATCATCCTCTTTCTTAGAAAACGCAGACAGTTAGACTATAAATACTTTGAACAGGAAGGGCGTAATCGTAACGTCACCTATCAACTCATAGAAGGTATGCAGGAAATTAAACTACAGGGTTGTGAGCAACGCAAGCGTTGGGAATGGGAGGACGTACAAGCCGACCTCTTCAAGGTCAATCTACAATCGCTCAATCTACAACAAATACAACAGGTTGGTAGTGTCATTATCAACGAGGTAAAGAACATTCTCATTACCGTTCTTGCTGCCACAGCCGTTATTCACAGCAATATGACCCTTGGTATGATGCTTGCGATTCAGTATATTATTGGGCAACTTAATGGCCCTGTAGAACAACTTATTCAATTCATATATTCATGGCAGGACGTGAGTATTAGTTTGGATCGTATGAATGAGATACATACCGAAACCAACGAGGAAAATGTAGAGCGAGCACGGAACGCCTACACAGGCGAGACTCCTGAAGGACATTCTATTGATATTAAAGACCTTTCTTTCAAATATGACATATATAGTTCTCGAAACATTCTTTCTGATATAAGCCTCCTAATTCCTAACGGCAAAGTTACAGCTATTGTTGGA
This is a stretch of genomic DNA from Porphyromonas cangingivalis. It encodes these proteins:
- a CDS encoding peptidase domain-containing ABC transporter, with protein sequence MDCGIACLKMIFKFYDHKIDCSKIGSIFKVTKKGVSLNSIRLIAESFHVHTFASFLSFENLSTEIELPCIIHWNQDHFVVLCEIKNNRREQYEICIADPSKGFLVYSKDEFCEHWISTQIKGEEKGVALLLKPTEQFYTLNKTGNALSHNRTKFLWNYLKQYKRFFLQLALGLLLGSLLQLVFPFLTQAIVDTGIGGKNIGFVWLVLLAEMMLLFSRTAIDFIRSKILLHISTRINISLISDFFIKLMKLPMKFFDTKLLGDLLQRIEDHRRVEQFLTSSSLSLLFSFFTFLVFGIVLAVYNLGIFLVFLLGTLLYAGWIILFLRKRRQLDYKYFEQEGRNRNVTYQLIEGMQEIKLQGCEQRKRWEWEDVQADLFKVNLQSLNLQQIQQVGSVIINEVKNILITVLAATAVIHSNMTLGMMLAIQYIIGQLNGPVEQLIQFIYSWQDVSISLDRMNEIHTETNEENVERARNAYTGETPEGHSIDIKDLSFKYDIYSSRNILSDISLLIPNGKVTAIVGASGSGKTTLIKLLLGFYEPLNGSIRVGNANLNEYNLGWWRSQCGAVMQEGYLFSDTIARNIAISDDEPDIERIRHAARVANIADYIEALPLAYNTMIGQDGQGISQGQRQRILIARVVYKNPMFVFLDEATNALDANNERAITENLSDFYKGKTVVVVAHRLSTVRNADQIVVLDEGKIVEVGTHEELTAKRGKYFALVKNQLELGN